In the genome of Candidatus Nitrosotenuis sp. DW1, one region contains:
- a CDS encoding nucleotide exchange factor GrpE, whose protein sequence is MYSSDDDEQNISVDVDESDGESADLESRPTIEELTHKLEETQKLLAISEDKLKRSLADFLNLEKKTKNDIENGVNDKLDKFLLKFLTIYDDLTRAKDILIKENVNAQGLDSILKNIDSLLTEYNVSPINALGEIFDPNLHEAISVVVDESLDENTITKEIRKGYISHKRTIRPTLVEISKKQ, encoded by the coding sequence TTGTACAGTTCAGACGATGACGAGCAAAATATTTCAGTAGACGTGGATGAATCAGATGGAGAGTCTGCAGATCTAGAATCAAGGCCAACAATTGAAGAACTTACTCACAAATTGGAAGAAACGCAAAAACTTCTTGCCATATCTGAAGACAAGCTAAAACGATCGCTTGCAGATTTTCTGAATCTAGAAAAGAAAACTAAAAACGACATAGAAAATGGCGTCAACGACAAACTTGACAAATTCCTGCTGAAATTTTTAACGATTTATGATGATCTAACGCGCGCAAAGGACATTCTCATAAAAGAAAATGTGAACGCACAAGGACTAGATTCTATACTAAAAAATATTGACAGTCTGTTAACTGAGTACAACGTGTCTCCAATTAACGCCTTGGGTGAAATATTCGATCCAAATCTTCATGAGGCCATCTCGGTTGTAGTGGATGAAAGCTTGGATGAAAATACAATCACCAAAGAAATCAGGAAAGGATATATTTCTCATAAAAGGACAATTAGACCGACACTAGTCGAAATATCAAAAAAACAATAA
- the dnaK gene encoding molecular chaperone DnaK codes for MAKIIGIDLGTSNSAAAVMMGGKPALIPAAEGTSIGGKAFPSVVAFTKDGQLLVGEPARRQAVTNPDNTIVAAKRKMGGDHIFKIQGKEYKPQQISSFILQKIKKDAEAFLGEKVEKAVITVPAYFDDNQRQATKDAGTIAGLEVVRIINEPTAASLAFGLDKAGQDMKILVFDLGGGTLDVTIMEMGGGVFEVLSTSGDTQLGGTDMDKILIDYVTNEFRKTTGIDLTGDSTAMTRIREASEKAKIELSTVMETDINIPFIFHDPASGSKNLEIKLTRAKFEELIRPIVERCRTSIDNALRDAKLSTSDVSKIVLVGGPTRIPLVKKFVGDVIGKDPESGVDPMEAVAVGAAIQAGIIAGDVTSDIVLLDVTPLTLGVETLGGLREPLIERNTTIPTSKTKVFTTAADNQTAVTIHVVQGERPMAADNVSLGSFNLTGLPPAPRGIPQIEVKFDIDANGILNVTAKDLGTKKEAKITIQAGSKLSKDEIDKLKQDAEKFAEEDKKKKEAIDIKNEAESFVYTTEKLISQDLKDKITQEQGIKISDAVKELKEVLDKDADQIRPKLDALKAIVNQVTTELYKNVSQPTQEQPSQNPGDSEQNTQNTDTKN; via the coding sequence ATGGCAAAAATAATCGGTATAGATTTAGGAACAAGTAATTCTGCTGCGGCTGTAATGATGGGAGGAAAACCCGCCCTTATTCCGGCAGCAGAGGGTACTTCAATCGGAGGCAAGGCCTTCCCATCCGTCGTCGCATTTACAAAAGATGGCCAGCTCCTAGTTGGCGAGCCAGCAAGAAGACAGGCCGTGACTAATCCAGACAATACAATCGTTGCAGCAAAACGAAAAATGGGAGGCGACCACATATTCAAAATACAAGGAAAAGAGTACAAACCGCAGCAAATCTCTTCATTTATTCTGCAAAAAATCAAAAAAGATGCAGAGGCATTTCTGGGCGAAAAGGTAGAAAAGGCAGTCATAACAGTTCCTGCCTACTTTGATGACAATCAAAGACAGGCAACAAAGGATGCGGGAACAATTGCGGGATTAGAGGTTGTAAGAATAATCAACGAGCCGACAGCGGCATCGCTTGCCTTTGGCCTTGACAAGGCAGGGCAAGACATGAAGATTCTAGTCTTTGATCTTGGCGGCGGAACTCTAGATGTCACCATAATGGAAATGGGCGGCGGAGTTTTTGAAGTACTAAGCACATCTGGTGATACACAGCTTGGTGGCACCGATATGGACAAAATCCTAATTGATTATGTAACAAACGAATTCAGAAAAACAACCGGAATAGATCTTACCGGTGATAGCACGGCAATGACAAGAATCAGAGAGGCATCAGAAAAGGCAAAGATAGAACTTTCCACTGTAATGGAAACCGACATCAACATTCCCTTCATATTTCATGATCCTGCATCTGGATCAAAAAACTTGGAAATTAAACTGACCCGAGCTAAATTCGAAGAGCTAATCAGACCAATAGTTGAAAGATGTCGCACATCGATTGATAATGCATTAAGAGATGCCAAGCTCTCAACATCCGATGTATCAAAAATCGTCCTAGTTGGCGGACCAACAAGAATTCCGCTTGTAAAGAAATTTGTTGGCGATGTGATAGGTAAAGACCCAGAATCCGGAGTAGATCCAATGGAGGCAGTAGCAGTAGGTGCGGCAATCCAAGCAGGAATCATTGCAGGAGATGTGACCAGTGACATAGTGTTGCTAGACGTTACCCCACTCACTCTTGGAGTTGAAACACTTGGAGGCCTGCGAGAACCACTAATTGAAAGAAACACCACAATCCCAACGTCAAAAACCAAAGTCTTTACTACTGCAGCAGACAATCAAACCGCCGTTACAATTCATGTAGTACAGGGTGAAAGACCAATGGCTGCTGACAATGTTTCGCTTGGAAGCTTTAACCTTACTGGACTTCCCCCAGCGCCTCGTGGTATTCCACAAATCGAGGTCAAGTTCGATATTGACGCAAACGGAATCCTAAATGTCACTGCAAAAGATCTTGGAACCAAAAAAGAGGCAAAAATAACAATCCAAGCCGGCTCTAAACTGTCAAAGGACGAAATTGACAAACTAAAGCAAGATGCCGAAAAGTTTGCAGAAGAAGATAAAAAGAAAAAAGAAGCAATAGACATAAAAAATGAAGCGGAGAGCTTTGTGTACACGACTGAGAAACTGATAAGCCAAGATCTAAAGGACAAAATCACACAGGAGCAGGGCATCAAGATATCTGACGCAGTCAAGGAACTAAAGGAAGTCTTGGACAAAGACGCAGATCAAATAAGACCAAAACTTGACGCGCTAAAGGCAATCGTGAATCAGGTGACTACGGAACTCTACAAGAATGTCTCCCAACCTACCCAAGAGCAACCTTCTCAGAATCCTGGAGATTCCGAACAAAATACGCAGAACACAGACACAAAAAATTAA
- a CDS encoding ABC transporter ATP-binding protein produces the protein MPAVDGIDLDVRSGHIFGFLGPNGAGKSTTIKMLTTLIPPTSGTIEVLGINAIKQPLEIRKRIGVVLQQPSYEPNLSVEKSLEKYGMMWGIDRKTRKERSEELIDVFDLNEIRKRKNEDLSIGQRRRVQVAREFMHEMNLLFLDEPTVGLDPTARRKLLDYLKSKVKTGLTIFYTTHVLTEAEYLCDKIAVINRGKILAVDSPNNLKNTFGQEKTITIHLSERHDKLSELLSGIADCVIDFTTGTNITIQSSKSEVVLSQILQILIENNISVEDLSAIPTTLEDIFLKMVKDSNAPNN, from the coding sequence ATGCCTGCAGTGGATGGGATAGATCTGGATGTGCGATCAGGTCACATTTTTGGCTTTCTTGGCCCAAATGGGGCAGGCAAATCTACCACAATCAAGATGCTTACTACATTAATCCCCCCGACGTCTGGAACCATCGAAGTGTTGGGTATTAACGCAATAAAGCAGCCGCTAGAGATCAGAAAGAGAATTGGAGTTGTCCTACAACAGCCAAGCTACGAGCCAAATCTTTCCGTAGAAAAATCACTTGAAAAATACGGAATGATGTGGGGCATTGACCGAAAAACGAGAAAAGAAAGATCTGAGGAACTAATTGATGTTTTTGACCTAAATGAAATCCGAAAAAGGAAGAACGAGGATCTGTCAATTGGCCAAAGGCGCCGAGTCCAAGTGGCACGTGAATTCATGCATGAAATGAACCTGTTGTTTCTTGACGAACCCACAGTAGGCCTAGATCCGACTGCAAGAAGAAAACTACTCGATTATCTGAAAAGCAAGGTAAAAACTGGCCTTACTATTTTTTATACGACCCATGTTTTGACCGAGGCAGAATATCTCTGCGACAAAATAGCAGTAATAAACAGGGGAAAAATCTTGGCAGTAGATTCGCCAAATAACCTCAAAAATACATTTGGGCAAGAAAAAACCATCACAATTCATCTCTCAGAAAGACATGATAAACTATCAGAACTCTTGTCAGGCATTGCTGATTGCGTAATTGATTTTACCACAGGCACAAACATAACCATCCAATCAAGCAAATCTGAAGTCGTCCTGTCGCAAATTCTTCAAATTCTAATTGAAAACAATATTTCCGTAGAAGACTTGTCGGCCATTCCTACAACACTCGAAGACATATTTCTAAAGATGGTAAAGGACTCAAATGCACCCAACAATTAG
- a CDS encoding single-stranded DNA-binding protein has product MTEFDLLLTKLLEQKPELSKSDVESMIAQKKEKIGAGYLTDQGALFLVASDLGVAISEPVKSEISIKDLYAGAKEVTLQTRVLNVSPAKQFSRKDGSQFMLRNMTVYDNDSAVTVKMWDEKANLPDIVNLKPGNLIKIIKAYVKSDLNGEPTINIGSGSTIEIADTESNIPSLDSLTKDVSDVKEGEKNIIVSGIIDGSINYSEFTNVRGQQGNSLRFRLQGKDGRSIRVVMWNKNESEIPKVIPPQTKARLLGVKAKLNQQELEIHGNESTILEIADIKVQPISFRILSTSKSENGNTMILGVSKEKQLFHIVDTANVTSSFSQGDMLECMPSKVYGNNITIDSDSFVRKIEGEDIPQVSELRTKIADVKPDNNYYCIEAIILKAPERRNVQTKAGESISLSEMFIEDDTGQIWIKGWRNQARLLDECSIGEIISVTGVTAKPGLEGRTELLVTPFSSIKKKN; this is encoded by the coding sequence TTGACTGAATTTGATTTATTGCTGACTAAACTTCTTGAACAGAAACCAGAATTATCAAAATCTGACGTTGAGAGTATGATCGCGCAGAAAAAGGAAAAGATCGGTGCAGGCTATCTTACGGATCAGGGTGCGTTGTTTTTGGTTGCCTCAGACCTTGGCGTGGCAATATCAGAGCCAGTAAAAAGCGAAATCAGCATAAAGGATCTGTATGCAGGGGCAAAAGAGGTAACCCTCCAGACCAGAGTGTTAAACGTGTCGCCCGCAAAACAGTTTTCAAGAAAGGATGGCTCGCAATTCATGCTTAGAAACATGACTGTCTACGATAATGATTCTGCAGTCACAGTAAAGATGTGGGATGAGAAGGCCAATCTGCCGGACATTGTCAACCTAAAGCCTGGAAATCTTATAAAAATAATCAAAGCTTATGTGAAATCCGACCTAAATGGCGAGCCAACTATCAATATTGGCTCAGGCTCCACCATAGAAATCGCAGATACTGAGAGCAATATTCCATCACTGGATTCTCTTACAAAAGATGTTAGTGATGTAAAGGAGGGAGAGAAAAACATCATAGTTTCCGGAATAATCGATGGCAGCATTAATTACTCTGAATTTACAAATGTCCGCGGTCAACAAGGCAATTCACTACGATTCAGACTGCAGGGAAAGGACGGTCGCTCAATTAGAGTTGTAATGTGGAATAAAAACGAATCAGAAATTCCAAAGGTCATACCGCCCCAGACAAAAGCTCGACTCTTAGGTGTAAAGGCAAAGCTAAATCAACAGGAATTAGAAATTCATGGAAACGAGTCAACCATACTTGAGATAGCCGACATAAAGGTGCAACCCATTTCTTTTAGAATACTCTCAACTTCAAAAAGCGAGAACGGAAATACCATGATTCTTGGAGTCAGCAAAGAAAAGCAACTTTTCCACATAGTCGATACTGCAAACGTCACGAGCTCATTTAGCCAAGGCGACATGCTTGAGTGCATGCCTTCTAAAGTGTATGGCAACAACATTACAATTGATTCGGATTCTTTTGTACGAAAAATTGAGGGAGAAGACATTCCCCAAGTATCAGAACTCAGAACAAAAATTGCAGATGTAAAGCCTGACAACAACTATTACTGCATTGAGGCAATCATACTCAAGGCCCCAGAAAGACGCAATGTGCAAACAAAAGCAGGCGAATCAATTTCACTTTCTGAAATGTTCATAGAAGACGACACGGGCCAAATTTGGATAAAAGGGTGGAGGAACCAAGCAAGGCTACTAGACGAGTGCTCCATAGGAGAGATAATTTCAGTCACGGGAGTTACCGCAAAGCCAGGGCTGGAGGGAAGAACAGAACTGCTTGTGACTCCGTTTTCGTCAATTAAAAAGAAAAACTAG
- a CDS encoding ABC transporter permease, with the protein MHPTIRLIVRNLTISINPGFLVWQVIFPVIYIFVAGFAYTALIKSVPLGNITLDYPAFIASGMIGFNIMNSTLVSGIIIWNDRRHGMFEQILVGPFTRTNYILSNVYTIGIVGIISAALITAIGFPLFFTSVQFNALTIPFLIFASITGSILFGSIASIISTRLRSSEGFNVIINTVFLFFAFVSTAFYPASGAPQPLATAFYLNPLTYLVDIIRAGIFGTFTEFVMIEMIVLVSIAVTLFIVAIRLLTKLDL; encoded by the coding sequence ATGCACCCAACAATTAGGCTTATAGTTAGAAACCTAACGATTTCCATAAATCCGGGATTTCTTGTCTGGCAGGTCATCTTTCCGGTGATTTACATATTTGTTGCAGGTTTTGCGTATACTGCGCTGATAAAGTCAGTCCCGCTTGGAAATATCACACTTGACTATCCTGCATTCATCGCATCTGGGATGATTGGGTTTAACATCATGAACAGCACTCTTGTTTCTGGCATAATAATTTGGAATGACAGAAGGCATGGGATGTTTGAGCAAATTCTAGTCGGACCATTCACACGAACTAACTACATTCTAAGTAATGTCTACACTATTGGCATAGTTGGCATAATTAGCGCAGCCCTGATCACCGCAATTGGCTTTCCTCTGTTTTTCACATCGGTTCAGTTCAATGCGCTTACAATACCGTTTCTGATTTTTGCCTCAATAACTGGTTCTATTTTGTTTGGCTCTATTGCATCCATAATCTCAACACGTCTGCGATCCAGCGAAGGATTCAACGTAATCATTAATACTGTTTTTCTGTTTTTTGCATTTGTAAGTACGGCATTTTATCCCGCATCTGGCGCACCGCAGCCTCTGGCTACAGCATTTTATCTTAATCCTCTCACATATCTTGTTGATATCATCAGGGCTGGAATCTTTGGCACGTTTACTGAATTTGTCATGATTGAAATGATCGTGCTAGTAAGTATTGCAGTCACGCTGTTTATTGTTGCAATTAGGCTTCTTACAAAACTTGATCTGTAA
- a CDS encoding DUF354 domain-containing protein: MKIWFDILTPKQVLFFEPMVKHLQKSNEIFCTARNYREVTDLAKIRKMKIMMIGKHGGSLKVDKLNASLKRTLLLTDKIQRFRPDLTISFCSPEAARVSFGLGIRHIAFCDSPHAEAVMRLSVPLIQKLLIPWIIPKNEFTKYGISAKNIIQYKAIDASVIIRYNDYNISSNPKKKKTFSLD; this comes from the coding sequence TTGAAGATTTGGTTTGACATTCTGACACCAAAACAAGTCTTGTTTTTTGAGCCGATGGTAAAACATCTGCAAAAAAGTAACGAGATTTTTTGCACGGCACGAAATTACAGAGAGGTAACAGATCTTGCAAAGATCAGAAAAATGAAGATTATGATGATCGGAAAACACGGTGGCTCACTTAAGGTAGACAAGCTAAACGCAAGCCTGAAGCGAACCCTACTTCTCACAGATAAGATTCAGCGATTCAGGCCAGATTTGACAATTAGTTTTTGCTCACCTGAGGCAGCGCGAGTTTCGTTCGGATTGGGGATTAGACACATCGCCTTTTGCGATTCCCCGCATGCAGAAGCGGTGATGCGCCTATCCGTACCATTGATTCAAAAACTGTTGATTCCATGGATAATACCAAAAAACGAATTTACCAAATACGGGATAAGTGCAAAAAACATCATCCAATACAAAGCAATAGACGCGTCAGTCATCATCAGATACAATGACTACAACATTAGTTCCAATCCCAAAAAGAAAAAAACATTCTCATTAGATTAG
- a CDS encoding DUF354 domain-containing protein codes for MRLEEEQAAYVQKNRTNALTIVREIVKKFGDHNVMILPRYDSQIATLKHVLGNRAKVLDKVVDSKILLRDTDIFVGSGGTMTAESALLGIPTISYDAVPNLVEKYLVRKKLAIRETNSKRIISVIEKILRSDNAHFKNRAKSVMDSMEDPVKRLGQIIKKD; via the coding sequence ATTAGATTAGAGGAGGAGCAGGCAGCATATGTACAGAAAAACAGGACTAATGCCCTAACAATTGTACGTGAGATTGTTAAAAAATTCGGTGATCATAATGTTATGATACTGCCCAGGTATGACAGTCAAATTGCAACGCTAAAACACGTTTTAGGAAACAGGGCAAAAGTTTTGGATAAAGTAGTTGACAGCAAAATCTTGTTGCGGGACACAGATATTTTTGTTGGCTCTGGCGGAACCATGACTGCAGAATCTGCGCTCTTAGGTATTCCTACGATTTCATACGACGCCGTACCCAATCTGGTAGAAAAATATCTGGTGAGAAAAAAACTTGCCATACGAGAAACGAATTCAAAAAGAATTATTTCGGTTATTGAAAAGATATTGCGTTCAGACAATGCACATTTTAAGAACAGAGCGAAATCAGTAATGGACTCGATGGAGGATCCTGTAAAGAGACTAGGTCAGATCATAAAAAAAGACTGA